A window of the Pyramidobacter porci genome harbors these coding sequences:
- a CDS encoding L,D-transpeptidase family protein: MKRTLAKIFPALFAAAALGAPAMAADLRELLAATRTAQKTGEIILVVDRALTLWKKSDASAWQKTLEAPCGCGRLGLTENKREGDKKTPVGAFPILYAFGNKPNPGTAMKWRSVTPNSYWVDDVKRPDIYNTWVESAGKIGGERLADYYQYDYAMAVGYNTDPVVPGQGSAIFVHVKSRNHWTTAGCISLERRDMIELLRQCHDGAWIVIVPNAEHLVRF, encoded by the coding sequence ATGAAACGTACTCTTGCAAAAATTTTCCCGGCGCTTTTCGCCGCCGCGGCGTTGGGTGCCCCCGCCATGGCCGCCGATCTGCGCGAATTGCTCGCGGCGACGCGAACGGCGCAGAAAACCGGCGAGATCATCCTCGTCGTCGACCGAGCGCTGACCCTGTGGAAGAAAAGCGACGCCAGCGCCTGGCAAAAAACGCTGGAAGCGCCGTGCGGCTGCGGCAGGCTGGGGCTGACGGAAAACAAGCGCGAAGGCGACAAAAAGACGCCCGTCGGCGCCTTCCCAATCCTGTACGCCTTCGGCAACAAGCCCAACCCCGGCACGGCCATGAAATGGCGCTCAGTGACGCCCAACTCCTACTGGGTCGACGACGTCAAGCGCCCCGACATCTACAACACCTGGGTGGAGAGCGCGGGCAAGATCGGCGGCGAGCGTCTGGCCGACTATTATCAGTACGATTACGCCATGGCCGTCGGCTACAACACCGACCCTGTCGTGCCCGGACAGGGCTCCGCCATCTTCGTCCACGTCAAATCGCGCAACCATTGGACCACCGCCGGCTGTATTTCGCTCGAACGCCGGGACATGATCGAGCTGCTGCGCCAGTGCCACGACGGCGCCTGGATCGTCATCGTCCCGAACGCGGAGCACCTCGTCCGTTTTTAG